The sequence TCCGTGGAACACACATGGTAACGGCTGGGCAGCGATCACATCCTGACCCACGACAGGGCGCGCCAGCTGGCTTGCGCCGAGCATGGTGGTGCTCCGGACCTCCTTCCGTACGTCCACGCATGCTGCGCTGTACCTTGCAGCGCAACATCCCTGCCTGCTATCAAGCGCGGTCTTGTGCGGTTGTTTGTGTGTCTCGTGCGTCGGAAACACGCCACCGCCAGCCCATTTCCTCACCCCCGGAGCGAGTCGTGACCATCGCCGCCAAGTTTGAAATCGAATACCTGCAATACCTCGATGCCGAGGGCAAGCAGGTACGTGATGACCTGCCCGAGTTCGCGAAAGACCTCGGCCACATGGTCGAGCTGTACAAGCTGATGCTGTCCACTCGCGTGTTCGACGCCAAGTCGATCGCACTGCAGCGCACCGGCAAGCTGGGCACCTATGCCAGCTGCCTCGGCCACGAGGCGGCGCACGTCGGCATCGGCAGCGCGATGCGTCCCGAGGACGTGTATGCACCGAGCTACCGCGAATACGGCGCCCAGCTCTATCGCGGGGTGCAGCCGCGCGAGGTCTACATGTACTGGGGCGGCGACGAGCGCGGCAACGACTACCAGAAGGAACCGGCGCGGCACGACTTCGCCTGGAGCGTGCCGATCGCCACGCAATGCCTGCACGCGGCGGGTTCGGCGCTGGCGTTCAAGATCCGCGGCGAGAAGCGCGTGGCGGTATGCACCATCGGCGACGGCGGCTCGTCCAAGGGCGACTTCTACGGCGCCATCAACATCGCCGGCGCGCAGAACCTGCCGCTGGTGGCAGTGATCGTCAACAACCAGTGGGCGATCTCGGTGCCGCGCAAGATCCAGTCCGGCGCGCCCACGCTGGCGCAGAAGGGCATCGCCGCCGGTCTCTTTTCGATCCAGGTGGACGGCAACGACAT is a genomic window of Rhodanobacter thiooxydans containing:
- the pdhA gene encoding pyruvate dehydrogenase (acetyl-transferring) E1 component subunit alpha — its product is MTIAAKFEIEYLQYLDAEGKQVRDDLPEFAKDLGHMVELYKLMLSTRVFDAKSIALQRTGKLGTYASCLGHEAAHVGIGSAMRPEDVYAPSYREYGAQLYRGVQPREVYMYWGGDERGNDYQKEPARHDFAWSVPIATQCLHAAGSALAFKIRGEKRVAVCTIGDGGSSKGDFYGAINIAGAQNLPLVAVIVNNQWAISVPRKIQSGAPTLAQKGIAAGLFSIQVDGNDIIAVRKAMEDALERARNGQGGSVLELVTYRLGDHTTADDARRYRGEQEVKDGWEKEPMKRLRNWLVAKKVWDDAKEEAWKAECDEWMDNEVNAYLETRTQPVSAMFDYIFAEVPADLAKQRDYVLSLENKAH